In the genome of Aptenodytes patagonicus chromosome 18, bAptPat1.pri.cur, whole genome shotgun sequence, one region contains:
- the RPL12 gene encoding large ribosomal subunit protein uL11 — MPPKFDPNEIKVVYLRCTGGEVGATSALAPKIGPLGLSPKKVGDDIAKATGDWKGLRITVKLTIQNRQAQIEVVPSASALIIKALKEPPRDRKKQKNIKHSGSVSFDEIVNIARQMRHRSLARELSGTIKEILGTAQSVGCSIDGRHPHDIIDDINNGAIECPAS; from the exons atGCCCCCCAAGTTCGACCCCAACGAGATCAAAGTCG TGTACCTGCGCTGCACCGGCGGGGAGGTCGGCGCCACCTCCGCTCTGGCCCCCAAGATCGGCCCCCTCGGTCTG TCTCCCAAGAAGGTCGGTGATGACATCGCCAAGGCCACGGGTGACTGGAAGGGGCTGCGGATCACGGTGAAGCTCACCATCCAGAACAGGCAAGCTCAG ATTGAGGTTGTTCCTTCTGCCTCAGCTCTGATCATCAAAGCTCTGAAAGAGCCTCCTCGtgacagaaagaagcagaaaaaca TTAAGCACAGTGGCAGTGTCAGCTTTGATGAGATAGTGAACATTGCGCGGCAGATGCGGCACAGATCCCTGGCTCGAGAGCTCTCGG ggacgATCAAGGAGATTCTTGGAACTGCCCAGTCTGTGGGCTGCAGCATCGACGGCAGGCACCCACATGATATCATTG